The proteins below are encoded in one region of Aquisphaera giovannonii:
- a CDS encoding DUF6624 domain-containing protein, with protein MSLFLLAMLLAQAPKEEAATVKEPKLRDELHARVKEDQAARFAFIEFMGKHEKTVKVVDGKTVFSMSPEESKQFRALNARLGEADAKNTAWLKEVVRKHGWPGRSLVGEAAAHDAWLLVQHADGDKDFQEECLEKMKAQPAGEVSLRDVAYLTDRVLTGRGKKQVYGTQTRIEGGKAIPLPVEDEANLDRRRKGCGMEPLAEYLKQVESMYVKP; from the coding sequence ATGAGTCTCTTCCTGCTCGCGATGCTGCTGGCGCAGGCCCCGAAGGAGGAGGCCGCAACCGTCAAGGAGCCGAAGCTCCGGGACGAGCTTCACGCCCGGGTGAAGGAAGACCAGGCGGCCCGCTTCGCGTTCATCGAGTTCATGGGCAAGCACGAGAAGACCGTCAAGGTGGTGGACGGCAAGACGGTCTTCTCGATGTCGCCCGAGGAGAGCAAGCAATTCCGGGCGCTGAACGCCCGCCTGGGCGAGGCCGACGCGAAGAACACGGCCTGGCTGAAGGAGGTCGTCCGCAAGCACGGCTGGCCGGGCCGGTCGCTCGTCGGCGAGGCCGCGGCGCACGACGCCTGGCTGCTCGTCCAGCACGCCGACGGGGACAAGGACTTCCAGGAGGAATGCCTGGAGAAAATGAAGGCCCAGCCCGCCGGGGAGGTGTCCCTGCGTGACGTGGCCTACCTGACCGACCGCGTCCTGACCGGCCGGGGCAAGAAGCAGGTCTACGGCACCCAGACCAGGATCGAAGGGGGCAAGGCCATCCCCCTCCCCGTCGAGGACGAGGCGAACCTCGATCGCCGTCGCAAGGGATGCGGCATGGAACCGCTCGCCGAATACCTCAAGCAGGTGGAGTCGATGTACGTCAAGCCCTAG
- a CDS encoding carboxymuconolactone decarboxylase family protein produces MADYQKPEDIAYAESLIKFASKEAEAFFHLKHTAERKDGVIPAKYRELISIAVALTTQCAYCIDAHIKNAVEAGATREEVAETVFIAAALRAGGAVGNGLLAMRLFEEASPKA; encoded by the coding sequence ATGGCCGACTACCAGAAGCCCGAAGACATCGCGTACGCGGAGAGTCTGATCAAGTTCGCTTCGAAGGAAGCGGAGGCGTTCTTCCACCTGAAGCACACGGCCGAGCGCAAGGACGGCGTGATCCCCGCGAAGTACCGGGAGCTGATCTCGATCGCCGTGGCCCTGACCACCCAGTGTGCCTACTGCATCGACGCCCACATCAAGAACGCCGTCGAGGCCGGCGCCACCCGAGAGGAGGTCGCGGAGACTGTCTTCATCGCCGCCGCCCTCCGAGCCGGCGGTGCGGTCGGCAACGGCCTGCTCGCCATGCGCCTGTTCGAGGAGGCGAGCCCCAAGGCATGA